CGACGATTACATACCTCGCGGGGCACGGCGCCAAGGTCATTTTGATGAGTCACCTCGGCCGCCCGAAAGGCGAACGCAATGAAAAGTATTCGCTGCAACCCGTGGCAGAACATTTGCAAGGCCTCTTGTCAGACATCCAGGTCTCGTTTGTGGACGACTGTGTCGGCGACAAGGTAAAAGCGGCTGTCGAAGCGCTTCGAGATGGCGATGTGCTGGTTCTCGAGAACGTGCGGTTTTATGCGGGCGAGGAGAAAAACGACAAAGACTTGGCGCAGGCCTTTGCTGAACTCGGCGACGTGTTTGTCAATGACGCGTTTGGCACGGCTCACCGCGCGCATGCGTCTACCGCGGGTGTGGCGGCATATTTGCCGAGCGTCGCTGGCTTTTTGATGGAGAAAGAAGTCAGTATCATGGGCGAGGCGCTGGCCAATCCGAAGCGTCCGTTTGTCGCTATCATCGGTGGGGCGAAGGTGTCCGATAAAATCAACGTGATCGAAAACTTGTTGCCCAAAGTCGATGCGCTGCTGATTGGTGGCGGCATGGCGAATACGTTCCTCGCCGTCCAGGGCAATGACATGGCGAAATCGCTCGTCGAAGCGGATGCGTTGGATACGGCTCGCAAGTTGCTCGACTTGGCCAAGGAGCACAATAGCCGGCTGTTGCTGCCGACTGACGTGGTGGCTGCGAAACAGTTTGCTGCTGATGCCGAGTACACTGTGCGCAAGGTGAGCGAATTGGCGCCGGACGAAATGGCGCTCGACATTGGCCCGGATAGCATCAAGGCCTTTCAGGCGGAGATTAAGGGTGCTAAAACGGTGATTTGGAACGGGCCGATGGGCGTGTTTGAAATGCCGGCCTTCGCCAAAGGTACGTTCGCGATTGCAGAAGCCATGGTGGAAGCCGACGCGACGACGATTGTCGGCGGCGGAGACTCGGTTGCAGCGGTCGAACAGGCGGGCGTCGCAGAGAAGATGTCGCATGTGTCGACGGGCGGTGGCGCGTCACTTGAATTTTTGGAAGGTAAGACCCTTCCGGGTGTAGCGGCTATCGAGGACAAATAATCGCCGCGCGCGACAGCCTTACAGCGTGCGGACAACAGGATTCGAAAGGCGGGATTCCAGTGGCGAGAACACCCTTGCTGATGGGGAACTGGAAGATGTATAAAACAGTTGCAGAAGCGCGGGCCTTTGCTGAGGAACTGGGTCAGCACTCGCAAGCGCTTGGCACGGCTGTGGACTATGCAATCTGTGCGCCATTTACCAGCCTGCACGTGCTGCGCGTGATGCTGCCAGCACAGGTGAAAATGGGCGCCCAGAACGTGTACCCGGAAAAGGAGGGGGCATTTACGGGCGAAATTTCACCGCTGATGCTTGCCGAATTCGGGACGCAATACGTCCTGGCTGGACATTCTGAGCGCCGCACGCTGTTTGGCGAATCCGACCAGATGGTCAATCATAAGGTGCGTGCGATTGTCGACGCAGGTATGATTCCCGTCCTGTGCGTCGGTGAAAACTTGTCGCAAAAGGAAAGCGGGCAAACACAAGCCATCGTCTCGGGGCAGGTGACCCAGGGTATCGCGGGTCTCTCGAGCGACGCAGTCGCCCGAGCAGTCATTGCATACGAACCAGTTTGGGCCATCGGATCCGGCAAGACGGCGACGGCAGAGGACGCCGAAACGGTGGCGCGGGAAATTCGCAGCGTGATTGCAGAGCACGTAGACGCCGCCGCCGCGAATGCCGTTCGCATCTTGTACGGCGGCAGTGTCAAGCCGGACAACATCGCAGGGTTCATTCAACAACCGAATATCGACGGCGCCTTGGTCGGC
Above is a genomic segment from Alicyclobacillus acidoterrestris containing:
- the tpiA gene encoding triose-phosphate isomerase, encoding MARTPLLMGNWKMYKTVAEARAFAEELGQHSQALGTAVDYAICAPFTSLHVLRVMLPAQVKMGAQNVYPEKEGAFTGEISPLMLAEFGTQYVLAGHSERRTLFGESDQMVNHKVRAIVDAGMIPVLCVGENLSQKESGQTQAIVSGQVTQGIAGLSSDAVARAVIAYEPVWAIGSGKTATAEDAETVAREIRSVIAEHVDAAAANAVRILYGGSVKPDNIAGFIQQPNIDGALVGGASLKASSFVEMASAIGGALA
- a CDS encoding phosphoglycerate kinase, with the protein product MAKKTIEDVQWQGKRALVRVDFNVPMNDALEITDDTRIRAALPTITYLAGHGAKVILMSHLGRPKGERNEKYSLQPVAEHLQGLLSDIQVSFVDDCVGDKVKAAVEALRDGDVLVLENVRFYAGEEKNDKDLAQAFAELGDVFVNDAFGTAHRAHASTAGVAAYLPSVAGFLMEKEVSIMGEALANPKRPFVAIIGGAKVSDKINVIENLLPKVDALLIGGGMANTFLAVQGNDMAKSLVEADALDTARKLLDLAKEHNSRLLLPTDVVAAKQFAADAEYTVRKVSELAPDEMALDIGPDSIKAFQAEIKGAKTVIWNGPMGVFEMPAFAKGTFAIAEAMVEADATTIVGGGDSVAAVEQAGVAEKMSHVSTGGGASLEFLEGKTLPGVAAIEDK